In Diadema setosum chromosome 19, eeDiaSeto1, whole genome shotgun sequence, a genomic segment contains:
- the LOC140242705 gene encoding uncharacterized protein, whose product MFSLMACCFQWVKERREPRKQVTLALIGLDNAGKTTALKGVQGESNDNTAPTVGFADGEFKLGKFDVTVFDLGGGKKIRGIWSNYYAEVHGIIFVIDASAEDRLQECKECLEDVLKKDKVRGKRILLLANKQDREGALDEIDICDQLDLEDIVNNSKCPCRVETCSAVQGIGKNMDPSIREGMQWLLDGIKADWPRITKRVEEDTREQKEEQARKREEIRAQVRKQREERQKREAEERKAKGLPEKEDSDDEDIVAGGDPFKKVDNGYFAKKKNDDEGKKKKKKSKEEPREEEKSNGSMEMKESGGEANPEEPPSRTQNDDKTDEGERNDENSGASDSGLASPKEVTSAGEESKQVVVGSQENLLNAQTSETSLGDGEEKKKKKKKKIKKNKTAPMPVEGIDEVTPPPLPTPLATPSWAQAPGHRNIFKASQKPTLAPLVEQNSPRQTLDPILPSSTTNHRRRELPELRSLPLKPNTEDENDVMT is encoded by the exons ATGTTCAGCTTGATGGCGTGCTGCTTCCAATGGGTCAAAGAGAGGCGGGAGCCTCGCAA GCAAGTAACACTTGCCCTAATTGGACTGGACAATGCAGGGAAGACAACGGCACTAAAAGGAGTCCAAGGGG AATCAAACGATAACACGGCTCCAACGGTGGGCTTTGCTGACGGGGAGTTCAAACTCGGCAAGTTTGACGTGACTGTCTTTGATCTCGGCGGCGGGAAGAAGATTCGAGGGATCTGGTCAAATTACTACGCTGAAGTCCACGGCATCATCTTCGTCATTGATGCCAGCGCAGAGGATCGCTTGCAGGAGTGTAAGGAGTGTCTGGAAGACGTACTCAAGAAGGACAAAGTCCGCGGCAAGAGGATACTCCT GTTGGCAAATAAACAGGACAGAGAGGGAGCCCTTGATGAAATTGACATCTGTGATCAGCTGGATCTTGAAGACATTGTAAATAACAGCAAGTGCCCCTGTAGAGTG gAGACATGTTCGGCCGTCCAGGGCATCGGCAAGAACATGGACCCATCCATCCGGGAGGGGATGCAGTGGCTGCTAGACGGGATCAAGGCTGACTGGCCCCGCATCACCAAGAGGGTAGAGGAGGACACCCGGGAGCAGAAGGAGGAGCAGGCTcggaagagagaagagatacgAGCGCAAGTCAGGAAGCAGAGAGAGGAGAG GCAGAAGCGAGAGGCCGAGGAGCGGAAGGCCAAGGGCTTGCCAGAGAAGGAGGACTCAGACGATGAAGACATCGTGGCTGGGGGTGATCCTTTCAAGAAAGTGGACAACGGTTATTTTGCCAAGAAG AAGAACGATGatgaaggaaagaagaagaagaagaagtcgaAGGAGGAGccgagagaggaagaaaaatcCAACGGGAGCATGGAGATGAAGGAAAGTGGTGGTGAAGCGAATCCAGAGGAGCCTCCCTCAAGGACTCAAAATGATGATAAGACTGATGAGGGCGAGAGGAATGACGAGAATAGCGGAGCCTCGGACAGTGGGCTGGCCAGCCCCAAGGAGGTCACCTCGGCCGGCGAGGAGTCCAAGCAGGTCGTCGTCGGGTCGCAGGAAAACCTGCTGAATGCTCAGACGTCAGAAACCAGTTTAGGAG ATGgtgaagagaagaagaaaaagaagaagaagaagatcaaGAAGAACAAGACGGCCCCGATGCCGGTGGAAGGCATAGACGAGGTGACCCCGCcccctctccccacccctcttgcCACGCCTTCGTGGGCCCAAGCCCCGGGCCACCGCAACATTTTCAAGGCGTCACAGAAGCCCACCCTGGCCCCCCTGGTAGAGCAGAACAGTCCCCGCCAGACACTGGATCCCATACTGCCTTCAAGTACAA CGAACCATCGTAGGAGAGAGCTTCCGGAGCTCCGTAGCCTCCCGCTGAAACCAAACACAGAGGACGAGAATGACGTCATGACGTGA